A genomic segment from Rhizoctonia solani chromosome 11, complete sequence encodes:
- a CDS encoding Retrotransposon-derived protein PEG10 yields the protein MFCWNTAALLSPTPSPQFHLHALASHTPTPVLQLLQSPLYSIPFPTAHLQLISHFARPAQNGTRAVPWHSPQGYHSPHHTVGSLQDQIRTQGQQINKLKAICKETANLLGDKDQGRTQAQPGPSTGPITPPTQTGGEAHSPATVRPGLKAPFRPSRGTGYDSEEEEDRRTPKREPRDTPRQGLSSLTPFDSGSSVKRPKMELPDPYKGNTRGRKATQWLDRMLLWVALHRDQFDDEEQMVVWILYHMTDKAADWALPLIGAIIKGEGNPPSTIPALTAKFKEAFANPNAKRAATRKIAALTQTTTMSEYVTKFRNLMAELDWNTEAYIAQFTRGLHWKVKELLSTKDNIPNNDLEAIFAALVKIDNTCWENKENCPKKVPAKPLATVATSTTTTRVRLSEDPNYVTPEERDRRRASGLCVKCGQKGHGIKQCPNGWKATIKEAAKIGEVVESEKE from the exons atgttttgctggaacacagca GCACTCCtatcccccacgccgtctccaCAATTCCATctacacgctctggcgtcccacacccctactcccgtcctccAGTTGCTCCAGTCACCGCTCtattccatcccattcccaaccgcCCACTTGCAGCTCATCTCCCACTTTGCAAGACCTGcccagaatggaaccagagccgtcccttggcactctcctcaaggctatcacagccctcaccacacagttgggtccctccaggaccaaatcagaacacaaggccaacagatcaacaaactcaaggccatatgcaaggagactgCCAACCTGCTTGgcgacaaggaccagggaagaacccaagcccagcctggcccatcaactgggcctatcacccctcctactcAGACaggaggagaagcccacTCTCCAgcaacggttaggcctgggctcaaggcccctttccgcccttcaaggggtacagggtatgactcagaagaagaggaagacagGCGAACCCCAAAAAGGGAACCTCGTGACACGCCTAGGCAgggcctcagctccctcaccccctttgactcagggtccagtgtaaagcggcccaagatggaactCCCTGACCCTTACAAGGGCAATACCAGAGGACGCAAGGCTACCCAATGGCTTGACAGAATGctgctctgggttgccctACACAGGGATCAATTTGATGatgaggagcagatggttgtgtggatactctaccacatgacGGACAAGGCAGCCGATTGGGCACTCCCCCTTATTGGggctatcatcaagggagaGGGCAACCCTCCATCCACCATCCCGGCCCtgacggccaaattcaaggaggcatttgccaATCCCAACGCAAAAAGGGCTGCCaccaggaagattgccgcgttgactcagacaaccaccatGTCTGAGTATGTTACcaaattccgcaacctcatggcggaacttgactggaacactgaggcatacattgcccagtttacgcgcggtcttcactggaaggtgaaggaactcttgtccaccaaggacaacattcccaacaatgaccttgaggccatatttgccgccttggtcaagattgacaacacttgttgggaaaacaaggaaaacTGCCCCAAAAAGGTACCTGCCAAGCCCTTGGCCACTGTGGCCacttccactaccaccactagggtccgcctatccgaggaccccaactacgtcaccccggaagaaagggaccgccgccgcgcatcagggctatgtgtcaagtgcggtcagaaAGGACACGggatcaagcagtgccccaatggctggaaagccacaatcaaggaggctgCCAAGATAGGAGAAGTTGTGGAATcggaaaaagagtaa
- a CDS encoding Retrotransposable element Tf2 protein: protein MTWLTTESPLIDWQQGLVTFPEQVQIASKEEADPDPLADLPPQYHEFAKVFGEEEFKVLPPHREYNIAIDLVLDAKLSPGPIYGMTDVESKALKQHIDEELATGKICPSTSSAGAPVMFVKKADGSLRLVVDYRKLNDVTHKNVYPLPRQDNLMAKLRHAKIFTKLDLRWGYNNVWIKEGNKWKTAFRTKYGLFKYLVMPFGLTNAPAAFQHFMNDLFRDLIDVNVVIYLDNILIFSDKPEEHPTHVREVLSRLMRNQLFCKLSKCHFHVTTVDYLGIVISPAGFSMDQRSSVARPLHHLTKKETPWSWGKPEEDAFQELKNLVTKSLVLIHSNPELPYYLETDASGVAMGAILSQQGLDNRLHPIAYMSKSFSGAEANYDTHNKELLAIIKALEEWRIFLEATDKPVQVFSDHRNLEYWMQARTFNRRHARWRIFLSNFNFEIHYCPGKQSGKPDALSRRLDYVHLPLEPEVMLPAEVFANTLEEEVEIVAEIRSRIREDPSLEPIIQFLTEDADDAPPSIQKAYRDYNWEEDLLWYRGKLVVPDSEPLKERLLKEFHNSPLAGHPGQQRTLELLSQNYWWPGMKSSAKEWPLEVPPFPFHTISYDFITGFPKSNGHNAILVVIDSFSKFGHFIPTTKKVTAKGLANLFITHVWKLHGLLVKTVSDRGTTFTGKFLRALYQRLGIKPAFSSAYHPESDGQTERVNQFIKFYLRSYIAADHSDWATWLPLAEYAYNNARHLATGKTPFELVYGRNPVMSPSNVPANVPEANHVANTLAQEWKEAESALRLTKERMAGNKGITPEYAIGKKVWLDGRNVELRTNSNKLDPKRLGPFKVLEQISSHAYHLKLPETLKIHDVFYVGLLSKVHESPSQPFPERPPPETVEGEEEYKVEQIIDSKMQQGKWFYLIKWKGYGPEDNSWEPEELLEHSQEEIQRFNKLRLKKACDSAKSL, encoded by the exons atgacatggctgaCTACAGAATCCCCtctcattgattggcaacagggactggtcaccttccctgaacaggtacagattgcctccaaagaagaagcagacccggACCCCTTAGCAGACCTACCCCCTCAATATCATGAATttgctaaggtatttggagaagaggagttcAAAGTCCTACCCCCACATAGGGAATACAACATTGCTATAGATCTTGTCCTGGATGCCAAACTTTcccctggccccatatacggAATGACGGATGtggaatccaaggcactgaaACAGCATATTGAcgaggaattggcaacaggcaagatttgCCCCAGCACCTCATCCGCCGGCgctccagtcatgtttgtaaagaaaGCAGATGGCTCACTAAGACTGGTAGTTGATTATAGGAAGCTAAATGACGTTACGCacaagaacgtttacccaCTCCCTagacaggacaacctcatggccaaactcaggcatgccaagatcttcaccaaATTGGACTTGCgttggggatacaacaatgtttggatcaaggaaggcaacaaatggaagacggccttcagaaccaaatatggcctattCAAATACTTAGTCATGCCATTTGGCCTCACAAACGCCCCGGCCgctttccaacatttcatgaatgatttgttcaGGGACCTAATAGACGTGAATGTAGTAATCTACCTGGACaacatcttgatcttctcagacaAACCAGAAGAACATCCAACCCACGTGAGAGAAGTCCTGTCCCGCCTAATGAggaaccaactgttctgcaagttGTCTAAGTGCCATTTCCATGTTACCACGGTTGACTATCTAGGCATTGTAATCTCCCCTGCTGggttctccatggatcagagaAG ttcTGTTGCGCGCCCCTTACACCATCTCACAAAGAAGGagaccccttggtcatggggtaaacCAGAGGAGGATGCATtccaggaactaaagaaCCTTGTCACCAAATCTCTGGTCCttatccactccaacccagaACTACCCTACtacttggaaacagatgcctcAGGGGTAGCTATGGGGGCAATTCTTAGTCAACAAGGTCTGGACAACAGGTTACATCCaattgcctatatgtccaagtcgttctcaggggcagaagctaactatgacacccacaacaaggaacttctggctatcatcaaggcattggaggaatggaggatcTTCTTGGAGGCCACAGACAAGCCTGTACAGGTTTTTTCAGACCACCGGAACctagaatattggatgcaggcacggacattcAATAGGAGACACGCTAGATGGCGCATTTTCTTGAGCAACTttaactttgaaatccactattgcccgggtaaacagtcaggaaagccagatgCCCTCTCCAGAAGATTGGACTATGTACACCTACCCttggaaccagaagtcatgctacccGCGGAAGTCTTTGCAAACACTTTGGAAGAGGAGGTTGAAATTGTTGCGGAAATACGGTCTAGAATCAGAGAAGACCCCTCCCTGGAAccaatcatccagttccttaCAGAAGACGCAGATGATGCACCCCCTTCCATCCAAAAGGCTTATCGGGATTATaattgggaggaagacctccTATGGTACCGTGGAAAATTGgtagtcccagactcagagccTCTCAAGGAGCGGTTGCTTaaggaattccacaactccccgTTGGCGGGtcacccaggacaacaaagGACGTTAGAACTCCTTAGCCaaaactactggtggccaggaatgaaatcatctgccaaggaatgg CCgttagaagttccccctttcccgttccacacaatatcctatgacttcatcacgggaTTCCCCAAGTCTAATGGGCACAATGCAATTCTAGTGgtaattgactccttctccaagtttggtcatttcatcccaaccacaaagaaggtcacagctAAGGGCCTAGCCAacctgttcatcacccacgTTTGGAAGTTACACGGACTACTGGTCaaaacagtctcagaccGCGGGACaacgttcacagggaaattcctaagagcattataccaacgccttggaaTCAAACCAGCCTTCTCTTCAGCCTACCATCCGGAGtcagacggacaaacggaaagggTGAACCAATTTATCAAGTTCTACCTTAGGTCCTACATTGCGGCAGATCATTCAGACTGGGCTACCTGGTTACCATTagcagaatatgcgtacaacaacgccagaCACTTGGCCACAGGAAAGACCCCCTTTGAACTTgtctatggaagaaaccctGTCATGAGTCCATCCAATGTACCAgcaaatgtcccagaagccaaCCACGTAGCCAACACCCTGGCtcaagaatggaaggaagcagaatcTGCCCTGAGACTAacaaaggaaagaatggcAGGAAACAAAGGAATAACCCCGGAATACGcaattggcaaaaaagtctggctggatgggAGAAACGTGGAGCTTagaaccaactccaacaagtTGGACCCTAAGAGACTAGGCCCTTTCAAAGTCTTAGAACAAATATCCAGCCATGCATACCACCTGAAACTTCCGGAAACCTTGAAGATCCATGacgtattctatgtaggGCTGTTATCCAAAGTCCATGAGTCTCCCAGTCAACCCTTCCCAGAACGTCCCCCTCCAGAAACAgttgaaggggaagaagaatacaaggtggaacagatcattgactccaaaatgcaacaaggaaaatggttctacttgataaaatggaagggctatggaccagaagataATTCATGGGagccagaagaactcctg